The following coding sequences are from one Ornithodoros turicata isolate Travis chromosome 1, ASM3712646v1, whole genome shotgun sequence window:
- the LOC135366412 gene encoding uncharacterized protein LOC135366412 isoform X1 yields the protein MSDDRSHMSFAIVHFLDRDEVGIVPVSWIHGNTCKWPNLPTRIVDKKVKRGLPPGEDSDDIEIQVKGLFMSWGEARKMLPAAEYHSDLNESRLPPKRIRRPRMVYSDDDDDYDFPPVPQNFAAKGKLPVAVPLDTSAHSRKIAAKQTLTDGCSNSPCHTNSRERQSGKQLDSRCPSSQSSFTDESTPLRFSSQRAVSTEVESTRSVQLDGQDDVQSCRSSMSDEGVSADVTGSHKDLQDSTAGAGASLVQVPRAPQPMPSYEFQHQVLKNFNILRLAIQQQGELLSSLMPLQNSLSEAPKLLENPLSSVKEFETFEGQLTPDREKQLVPFTLTKNLSKLHGTK from the exons ATGAGCGACGACAGATCACAT ATGTCGTTCGCAATAGTTCATTTCCTTGACCGTGACGAGGTGGGGATTGTACCAGTTTCTTGGATCCATGGAAACACTTGCAAGTGGCCAAACCTGCCCACTCGCATCGTTGATAAGAAAGTAAAGAGAGGATTGCCTCCTGGTGAAGATTCTGACGACATCGAAATTCAAGTTAAAGGGCTATTCA TGAGCTGGGGAGAAGCACGCAAGATGCTGCCCGCTGCAGAATACCATTCGGACTTGAACGAGAGCAGATTGCCCCCCAAGCGAATCAGGCGTCCAAGAATGGTGtacagtgatgatgatgacgactaTGACTTTCCGCCTGTCCCACAGAATTTTGCAGCCAAAG GAAAGCTGCCTGTTGCTGTTCCTTTGGACACTTCTGCACACAGCAGAAAGATTGCAG CAAAGCAAACTCTCACTGATGGGTGTTCTAATTCTCCGTGTCACACAAATTCCCGTGAGAGACAGTCAG GCAAGCAGCTTGACTCTAGGTGTCCATCCAGTCAGTCGTCATTCACTGATGAGTCAACTCCATTAAGGTTTTCAA GTCAACGAGCTGTGAGTACCGAGGTAGAGAGCACACGTTCAGTGCAGCTTGACGGGCAAG ATGATGTGCAGTCTTGCAGATCAAGTATGTCTGATGAAG GTGTATCTGCGGACGTGACCGGCAGTCACAAAG ATCTCCAGGATTCTACGGCAGGTG CAGGTGCATCACTTGTGCAAGTGCCCAGAGCACCGCAGCCAATGCCATCTTACG AATTTCAGCACCAGGTGCTCAAGAACTTCAATATACTTCGCCTTGCGATACAACAACAGGGGGAACTCTTGTCAAGCCTAATGCCTCTTCAAAACTCCCTCTCTGAGGCTCCCAAGTTGCTAGAGAACCCGCTCAGCTCTGTAAAAGAATTCGAAACGTTTGAAGGGCAGCTAACACCAGACCGTGAGAAGCAGTTA GTACCATTCACTCTCACAAAAAATTTGTCAAAACTACACGGTACGAAGTAG
- the LOC135366412 gene encoding uncharacterized protein LOC135366412 isoform X2 gives MSDDRSHMSFAIVHFLDRDEVGIVPVSWIHGNTCKWPNLPTRIVDKKVKRGLPPGEDSDDIEIQVKGLFMSWGEARKMLPAAEYHSDLNESRLPPKRIRRPRMVYSDDDDDYDFPPVPQNFAAKGKLPVAVPLDTSAHSRKIAAKQTLTDGCSNSPCHTNSRERQSGKQLDSRCPSSQSSFTDESTPLRFSSQRAVSTEVESTRSVQLDGQDDVQSCRSSVSADVTGSHKDLQDSTAGAGASLVQVPRAPQPMPSYEFQHQVLKNFNILRLAIQQQGELLSSLMPLQNSLSEAPKLLENPLSSVKEFETFEGQLTPDREKQLVPFTLTKNLSKLHGTK, from the exons ATGAGCGACGACAGATCACAT ATGTCGTTCGCAATAGTTCATTTCCTTGACCGTGACGAGGTGGGGATTGTACCAGTTTCTTGGATCCATGGAAACACTTGCAAGTGGCCAAACCTGCCCACTCGCATCGTTGATAAGAAAGTAAAGAGAGGATTGCCTCCTGGTGAAGATTCTGACGACATCGAAATTCAAGTTAAAGGGCTATTCA TGAGCTGGGGAGAAGCACGCAAGATGCTGCCCGCTGCAGAATACCATTCGGACTTGAACGAGAGCAGATTGCCCCCCAAGCGAATCAGGCGTCCAAGAATGGTGtacagtgatgatgatgacgactaTGACTTTCCGCCTGTCCCACAGAATTTTGCAGCCAAAG GAAAGCTGCCTGTTGCTGTTCCTTTGGACACTTCTGCACACAGCAGAAAGATTGCAG CAAAGCAAACTCTCACTGATGGGTGTTCTAATTCTCCGTGTCACACAAATTCCCGTGAGAGACAGTCAG GCAAGCAGCTTGACTCTAGGTGTCCATCCAGTCAGTCGTCATTCACTGATGAGTCAACTCCATTAAGGTTTTCAA GTCAACGAGCTGTGAGTACCGAGGTAGAGAGCACACGTTCAGTGCAGCTTGACGGGCAAG ATGATGTGCAGTCTTGCAGATCAA GTGTATCTGCGGACGTGACCGGCAGTCACAAAG ATCTCCAGGATTCTACGGCAGGTG CAGGTGCATCACTTGTGCAAGTGCCCAGAGCACCGCAGCCAATGCCATCTTACG AATTTCAGCACCAGGTGCTCAAGAACTTCAATATACTTCGCCTTGCGATACAACAACAGGGGGAACTCTTGTCAAGCCTAATGCCTCTTCAAAACTCCCTCTCTGAGGCTCCCAAGTTGCTAGAGAACCCGCTCAGCTCTGTAAAAGAATTCGAAACGTTTGAAGGGCAGCTAACACCAGACCGTGAGAAGCAGTTA GTACCATTCACTCTCACAAAAAATTTGTCAAAACTACACGGTACGAAGTAG